A window of Pseudodesulfovibrio hydrargyri contains these coding sequences:
- a CDS encoding division/cell wall cluster transcriptional repressor MraZ, translating into MKFRGHAHRSLDDKGRLILPPEFRDAIREELPDGVIVLTIFDKHVVGITPDQWNKLERELESIKSPSRELQNTIRLLNLGYTETPVGKQGRIAIPAHLRKSGKLDKEVVVIGAGRRLEIWSAEAFEELLDQDYDVSSELAENNVSLPF; encoded by the coding sequence ATGAAATTCAGAGGTCACGCACACAGAAGCCTGGACGACAAGGGACGGCTGATCCTGCCGCCCGAGTTCCGGGACGCGATCCGGGAGGAACTGCCGGACGGTGTCATCGTGCTGACCATCTTCGACAAGCATGTCGTGGGCATCACCCCGGACCAGTGGAACAAGCTCGAACGCGAACTGGAGTCCATCAAGTCGCCCAGCCGCGAGCTGCAGAACACCATTCGGCTGCTGAATCTGGGGTACACCGAGACCCCGGTGGGCAAGCAGGGGCGCATCGCCATTCCCGCGCACCTGCGAAAGTCCGGCAAGCTGGACAAGGAAGTGGTGGTCATCGGCGCGGGCAGGCGGCTGGAGATCTGGTCCGCGGAGGCCTTCGAGGAACTGCTCGACCAGGACTACGACGTGTCCTCGGAGCTGGCGGAAAACAACGTCTCCCTGCCCTTCTAG
- a CDS encoding penicillin-binding transpeptidase domain-containing protein has protein sequence MAQDNTRRTDHSGIKMGFVTALFAIALGALWVRTGWVQLYEGDALADQASRQSLAAEYEYGERGRIFDRNGEMLATSVEAQSVFARPHEIENVDVAADTLSRDLKLSRREVYRKLKSRKKFIWIKRQVSDREAAALNRADLKGIRLTTEYSRIYPNGHLAGQLLGFTDIDGRGREGVERVFDKLLAPSKAEFEVQRDATGRHLYLDAHGREMDVNGKDVRLTIDTHIQHAAEQALANSIAKYEARAGIVMVVDVKSGDILAMASEPFFNPNTVRSSKPSQRRLRPLTDIYEPGSTMKPFLIAAAIQEGTITPDTLIDCENGRWKVARRVIRDTHPSKWLPVHKVLRYSSNIGMAKIGMNLGAGVYHDYLTKLGFGEKTHLGLPGESAGILRAPGSWTSVDLACISFGQSIGATAVQLAHAFLCLANQGATRDLNLILSPRAERKNASIQVFTPETAATVLKMMEEVVQEDGTGRSARIEGITMAGKTGTAQKASKEGGYGDQYLSSFVALVPAREPELLVITMIDEPQKANYGSMVAAPVCREVTVRTLAYHGQLSETLHATVEDNPTVDELADEPLDRAVPAPVARIDDGRVPNIEGMSVRRALETLVRMGIVPVLKGKGMTVKRQEPRAGQPWPENRSKEGADDVFVLWLS, from the coding sequence ATGGCACAGGACAATACAAGGCGCACGGATCACAGCGGGATCAAGATGGGGTTCGTCACGGCCCTCTTCGCGATCGCCCTCGGTGCTCTGTGGGTGCGTACCGGCTGGGTGCAGCTCTACGAGGGCGACGCCCTGGCCGACCAGGCATCCAGGCAGAGTCTCGCCGCCGAATACGAATACGGCGAGCGGGGCCGCATCTTCGACCGCAACGGTGAGATGCTGGCCACTTCCGTGGAAGCCCAGTCCGTGTTCGCCCGTCCCCACGAGATCGAGAACGTGGACGTGGCCGCCGACACCCTGTCCCGCGACCTCAAGCTCTCCCGCCGCGAAGTCTACCGCAAGCTCAAGTCCCGCAAGAAATTCATCTGGATAAAACGGCAGGTCTCGGACCGCGAGGCGGCCGCCCTGAACCGGGCCGACCTCAAGGGCATCCGGCTGACCACCGAATACTCGCGCATCTACCCCAACGGCCACCTGGCCGGGCAGCTGCTCGGCTTCACCGACATCGACGGCCGGGGCCGCGAGGGCGTCGAGCGCGTCTTCGACAAGCTGCTCGCCCCGAGCAAGGCCGAGTTCGAGGTCCAGCGCGACGCCACGGGCCGCCACCTCTACCTGGACGCCCACGGCCGGGAGATGGACGTCAACGGCAAGGACGTGCGCCTGACCATCGACACCCACATCCAGCACGCCGCCGAGCAGGCCCTGGCCAACTCAATCGCCAAGTACGAGGCCCGGGCGGGCATCGTCATGGTGGTGGACGTCAAGTCCGGCGACATCCTGGCCATGGCCAGCGAGCCGTTCTTCAACCCGAACACGGTGCGCTCGTCCAAGCCGTCCCAGCGCCGCCTGCGCCCCCTGACCGACATCTACGAGCCCGGCTCGACCATGAAGCCGTTCCTGATCGCCGCCGCCATTCAGGAAGGAACCATCACCCCGGACACCCTGATCGACTGCGAGAACGGCCGCTGGAAAGTGGCCCGCCGGGTCATCCGGGACACCCATCCCTCCAAGTGGCTCCCGGTCCACAAGGTTCTGCGCTACTCCTCGAACATCGGCATGGCCAAGATCGGCATGAACCTGGGCGCGGGCGTGTACCACGACTATTTGACCAAACTCGGTTTCGGTGAGAAGACCCACCTCGGCCTGCCCGGCGAGTCCGCGGGCATCCTCCGGGCGCCGGGCTCCTGGACCTCCGTGGACCTGGCCTGCATCAGCTTCGGCCAGTCCATCGGCGCGACCGCCGTGCAGCTGGCCCACGCCTTCCTCTGCCTGGCCAACCAGGGGGCCACCCGCGACCTGAATCTCATCCTCTCCCCCAGGGCCGAGCGCAAAAACGCCTCCATCCAGGTCTTCACCCCCGAGACCGCGGCCACGGTCCTGAAGATGATGGAGGAGGTCGTCCAGGAGGACGGCACGGGCCGCAGCGCGCGCATCGAGGGCATCACCATGGCGGGCAAGACCGGCACCGCCCAGAAGGCCTCCAAGGAAGGGGGCTACGGCGACCAGTACCTGTCCTCCTTCGTGGCCCTGGTCCCGGCCCGGGAGCCGGAGCTGCTGGTCATCACCATGATCGACGAACCGCAGAAGGCCAACTACGGCTCCATGGTCGCGGCCCCGGTCTGCCGCGAGGTGACCGTGCGCACCCTGGCCTACCACGGCCAGTTGTCCGAGACCCTGCACGCCACGGTGGAGGACAACCCCACCGTGGACGAGCTGGCCGACGAGCCGCTCGACCGGGCAGTGCCCGCGCCCGTGGCCCGCATCGACGACGGCAGGGTGCCGAACATCGAGGGCATGTCCGTGCGCCGGGCGCTGGAAACACTGGTCCGGATGGGGATTGTCCCGGTGCTCAAAGGGAAGGGAATGACGGTCAAGCGCCAGGAGCCCCGGGCGGGGCAGCCCTGGCCCGAAAACCGCAGCAAGGAGGGGGCGGATGATGTTTTTGTTCTCTGGCTCTCATAG
- the rsmH gene encoding 16S rRNA (cytosine(1402)-N(4))-methyltransferase RsmH has product MKPGEVDPASLHTTVLLHEVVRWLNPRPGGRYMDGTLGMGGHSLALLEAAGEGAELVGLDRDREALALATRRLEPFKDRVHLFHLPFSRFEEALDEIGWEQIDGAVLDLGVSSLQLDEADRGFSFIHDGPLDMRMDPDVGPPAEVLVNTLKHGELARIIRVYGEDPLAGKIASAIVREREKGAITRTLQLAEIVRLAYPPKMRHTARNHPATRTFQGLRIAVNRETEELEHYLATIVGRLKPGARLAIISFHSLEDRAVKHAFRDAAKGCKCPPHQLHCTCGGVPEIKVLTRKPEAASDAERDANPRARSAKLRVAERLGPDGEEA; this is encoded by the coding sequence ATGAAGCCGGGAGAGGTCGATCCCGCCTCGCTGCACACCACGGTTCTTTTACATGAAGTGGTTCGGTGGCTGAATCCCCGCCCCGGAGGCCGTTACATGGACGGCACCCTGGGCATGGGCGGCCACAGCCTGGCGCTTCTGGAAGCGGCGGGCGAGGGGGCCGAGCTCGTTGGGCTCGACCGGGACCGGGAGGCGTTGGCGCTCGCAACCAGGCGGCTTGAGCCGTTCAAGGACCGCGTGCACCTCTTTCACCTGCCCTTTTCCCGGTTTGAGGAAGCGCTCGACGAGATCGGCTGGGAGCAGATCGACGGCGCGGTCCTGGACCTCGGCGTCTCCTCCCTCCAGCTGGACGAGGCTGATAGAGGATTCAGCTTCATCCACGACGGACCCTTGGACATGCGCATGGACCCGGACGTCGGCCCCCCGGCCGAGGTGCTGGTCAATACGCTGAAACACGGGGAGTTGGCGCGCATCATCCGGGTCTACGGGGAAGACCCCCTGGCCGGGAAGATCGCGTCCGCAATAGTGAGGGAACGGGAAAAGGGAGCGATCACGAGGACGCTCCAGCTGGCCGAGATAGTGCGGCTGGCCTACCCGCCGAAGATGCGGCATACGGCCCGCAACCACCCGGCGACCCGGACCTTCCAGGGACTGCGCATAGCGGTCAACAGGGAAACTGAGGAACTTGAACATTACCTTGCAACCATAGTCGGACGCCTGAAACCGGGCGCGAGGCTGGCCATAATCTCGTTTCACTCCCTGGAGGACAGGGCCGTGAAGCACGCATTTCGGGATGCCGCCAAAGGGTGCAAATGCCCCCCGCATCAACTCCACTGCACCTGCGGCGGCGTGCCCGAGATAAAAGTGCTGACCAGGAAACCGGAGGCCGCCTCGGATGCCGAGAGGGATGCGAACCCCCGCGCCAGGAGCGCCAAGCTCCGGGTCGCGGAAAGGCTCGGCCCCGACGGAGAAGAAGCATGA